A genomic window from Pocillopora verrucosa isolate sample1 chromosome 7, ASM3666991v2, whole genome shotgun sequence includes:
- the LOC136282468 gene encoding uncharacterized protein yields the protein MTICPAHRSSLGIGWRRGSQRYRVPSKLSRHAKEGKSRKGDRGINKALSKAILRRTGIFLPVGSGICRDCRTAIVPDTKITVTEACSSSIAGIAKGIENVSLDEGEDYAGVPHSTPITPGGSFYIPESDDTCTSFEVTFDDLRGAQAEHKPADALNQYLQSRDTRPVRSRLNTPWEIASERTKRYYIRKAGQGVTAIMEDIAPKSPAELFQAMCSSQAIQRTLSSDEETETTVDETLLGALADCYHAA from the exons ATGACTATCTGCCCAGCCCATCGCTCCTCTTTGGGCATTGGATGGCGAAGAGGCTCGCAACGGTACCGTGTTCCATCCAAATTATCGAGGCATGCCAAGGAAGGGAAATCACGAAAGGGTGACCGTGGTATAAACAAAGCGCTTTCGAAGGCAATCCTTCGACGCACGGGAATATTCCTCCCTGTTGGGTCTG gAATTTGTCGTGACTGCAGGACGGCCATTGTTCCGGATACCAAGATAACGGTTACAGAAGCCTGTAGCTCAAGCATAGCTGGCATTgcaaaaggaattgaaaatgtttctttg GACGAGGGGGAGGATTACGCTGGTGTTCCTCACAGTACTCCCATAACACCAGGAGGAAGTTTCTACATTCCTGAAAGTGACGACACATGCACTTCTTTTGAAGTAACGTTCGATGATCTTCGCGGTGCACAGGCAGAACACAAACCTGCTGACGCCCTTAACCAGTATTTGCAATCCCGAGATACCAGACCAGTCCGTTCCAGGCTTAACACTCCGTGGGAGATCGCAAGTGAGAGAACAAAGCGTTACTACATACGAAAAGCTGGACAAGGTGTGACCGCCATAATGGAAGATATCGCGCCCAAAAGTCCTGCTGAGTTGTTCCAGGCAATGTGTTCCTCGCAAGCCATCCAAAGAACTTTGTCAAGTGACGAGGAAACTGAGACAACTGTCGATGAAACCCTACTAGGAGCGCTTGCTGATTGCTACCACGCTGCTTGA
- the LOC136282469 gene encoding uncharacterized protein: MADKVSFKKLRLWIPDLSSCRFTEAKRHCLTHGRGAPVSSAQAPVMRVSTAQIDHFITSITSAHVIQDLPFRERTITLSSKETIKFPNVIRTMVPERLVKQYLAYCEETGFKALSRSTLLQIVFFLRFKVHVSKSSSVPDHCRPFTLSDPKDPAYQSVCEHDHNDACDRCDLLSETLLQIEAGLAAQTENLSSVEKEDLLFRVKQAKKAIWAWKSHLLRSVNQDSARVELLEQLDETSVLLVQDWAMKYLPRKYRESQTDWFGKRGIPWHVTVATKREGDEMQMLTFVHLFKPCNQDNCAVLAVMADVIRQLKITVPNLASVYYRQDNAGCYHCGATIVCARVLGEKFGVSINRLDFSDPQGEKGLAIERLLRSNHI; this comes from the exons ATGGCCGACAAAGTGTCGTTTAAGAAGTTGCGACTTTGGATACCAGACCTGTCAAGTTGTCGTTTTACCGAGGCCAAACGTCATTGCCTGACACACGGGAGAGGAGCACCTGTATCGTCAGCGCAAGCGCCTGTGATGCGTGTTTCCACTGCACAAATAGATCACTTTATCACATCTATCACAAGTGCACATGTTATCCAGGACTTGCCCTTCAGGGAAAGGACTATAACGTTGTCATCAAAAGAGACAATCAAATTTCCCAACGTTATACGAACCATGGTTCCAGAACGATTAGTAAAGCAGTACCTCGCGTATTGTGAGGAGACAGGATTTAAAGCCCTCAGTCGCAGCACCCTATTGC aaatagtgttttttcttagatttaag GTGCATGTGTCTAAAAGCTCGTCAGTGCCCGATCATTGCAGACCGTTTACCTTAAGCGATCCCAAGGATCCTGCATATCAGTCTGTCTGCGAGCATGACCACAATGACGCATGTGACCGCTGCGACCTTCTATCTGAGACCTTACTTCAAATTGAGGCAGGCCTGGCGGCGCAGACTGAAAATCTATCATCTGTGGAAAAGGAAGATCTTCTCTTCAGGGTGAAGCAAGCCAAGAAAGCCATCTGGGCTTGGAAGTCACACCTTCTTCGCTCTGTCAACCAAGATTCTGCTCGAGTGGAGCTTTTGGAGCAACTAGATGAAACTTCAGTGCTTCTGGTGCAAGATTGGGCCATGAAATATTTGCCCAGAAAGTACAGAGAGAGCCAGACCGACTGGTTTGGGAAACGTGGTATCCCCTGGCATGTGACAGTAGCGACAAAGCGCGAAGGGGATGAGATGCAAATGCTTACATTTGTACACCTTTTTAAACCGTGCAATCAAGACAACTGTGCTGTACTCGCAGTGATGGCAGATGTTATACGGCAGCTCAAGATCACAGTACCCAATCTAGCGTCCGTGTATTATCGGCAGGACAATGCCGGATGTTATCACTGTGGAGCAACCATTGTGTGCGCAAGAGTCCTCGGCGAGAAGTTTGGCGTATCCATAAATCGCCTTGATTTCTCGGATCCCCAAGGGGAAAAGGGCCTTGCGATAGAAAGGCTGCTACGATCAAATCACATATGA